Within the Pygocentrus nattereri isolate fPygNat1 chromosome 28, fPygNat1.pri, whole genome shotgun sequence genome, the region GACCTCTTCGGCAGTCCACAGTAGAGCTAGGTGAAATCTTCTTCCCTGTTTTCTTCTCTAAAGGaaagcaacaaaacaaacatttagttTCCACAATAACAACTGCCATTTTTCATTAATGAAGCAGACAGAAACTCTCTTACGGTGAATTTAATGAACCTGGTGCTGTTTATTCTATAGGACTCTGTAGGGAAAAACACAATCAACAAGAAACATCAATAGACAAGCATTTCTACTGTATAACTTCAGAGACTTAATCCTATTATAATAACAAGAATTTCATCTTCAACTGACAATCACCTATGTAAACTAGCCTGCATGTTATGGCTATCCACTTAGCAACTGCTGCCGTTAATCTCCCGGAGGTTGACGTGACCAATGTTTTCTGCTGAGCACTGTCAAGTGTTGTCTGTTGCAAATTATCAGGGCTAATACTGTTGGTGTTTGATGTTGCTTGGCTTACATGTGATATCGTAGGCTTTATGCACTCCAGTGATACCTAAACTCAGGCGGACAGTAGCTACACACGGCCTTAGTTTTGTCAAGCAAGCCTTCTGGCAAAGTTTTGAAACGGAACTTTCCaatcatgtttatatatacCATCAATAGACTGTGAGTGATTTTCAATACAGTCTGATTCACCTGAAGTCTAGAGTGACACGCATTCAATTTGCACCTTCAACTACAGGTGACTCATAGGGCCAAAAAGAACCTGTGTTAATGGCactattttgtttttaactgtattaAAGTGAAACTGCATTAATGCGTTATTATCACAGTAACTTTGGCAACCCTAAATATTACTTCTACttattactaatattactattttaattactattactaataaCAGTGTTAATTAAGAGTGGtatatatttgcatttcatttgtgCCCTGCGTGTTTTCTGCAGATGCACCCACCATTAGTTACTGTCAATACTTTTCTCTCATGCTGCTTCCTTGCTGCCAGTAAAcacattcctttttttccccacattacAGTTCACGAGTACTATCAATGAGCATATATTCTGTTTGCACATCAGTTTTGTAAAGACTGAAAATCAATGGATTTAACACAAAACATTTCTGTATCATcacaataaaaaagaataacaataaaaaacaagtattttcaTTCCTCTACTTTTTAAATCACACTAgctgaaaaaaatttaaaataaataaagttcttgccctctcctgtaaagttgctattttggaaaTCCTTGGTTTGGACGATATACAGAAGCTAATTTTGACTGCACCAAGTATAGACAGCTATATAATATattctatataatatatatggaAATCAACACTTACTTTTAATGTTGtattgttaccacctgtgttaTTGGCTATGTTGTTAACTGCAGAACGCTTGTTATTAACTGCAGAACAAACAAAAGATCAGTAATGTAAAGCATTAAATATCATGTAAATTATGCACTGCAATACAGGTTAAAATCCTAAAGGTTTTCAGTTTACATTGGACACTGAAAATATACTCACCACAATATAAAACTGCTGTGCATAAAGCTAGaaaaactgctgctgctgctgctatgaGGCCGTGTCTCTGTCTGGTTTTCACTTTGCACTGAACATCCTTTACAGAACTGCCTTCTGTGTCTTTGACCTGATCTTTGACAGAACAGCTGAAAGAAAACATCAAAGGGTGTTTACAAAATGTACACTACATTATCTCTGTGTGACTTGTATGACAAAATGTTAACTTACTCAGTCCATTTAGTGCAGTTTATACCCAGAGGAGAATAAAACCCATGGGGACACTCCTCACACTCAGTGTCCCTGTCTTTAGTTCctgttaataaataattaagcattaaaacttcacaaaaaaacatcctttaaatACATGGCCAAAATATGAAATGCCTCAGATTAACATATAAACTATGGTACAGAACAATCATTTGATTAGGTGAGTTACCATGGAATGGACCCGTCCCAATAAAGGTGTTTTGGATGTGTTTCTAAGttttgcttgattttttttcccccaatggTTTCAAATTTTTCCAATTTCTATATATTCCAGCTGTTGAGATGAGCAACgccattgagagtggtttgatttgaagtgGTTCATCGTAGAGAAACTTTACTTAGCAAATATAGCCACATTATTTACTATCCTGAACCACCAGTGAACGCATCttatgagttttatatgtaatggtgatggtggtaaaatagtggtaaatgttAAGTAATACTTTGTTAGGCGTTATTTTTCCTTACAGCGCCCTGCGTGATTTTTAGAAATACACTGTATGCCAACAGCATTTTGCAAACTACAATAAAACAAAGTCTTAAGCATCAGGCAGGGTATTCTTAATAATAACTTTCAGTGATGTAGACTGTAGAggtgttaaactcttcagacgtctggttcccatcaccaacactgtgaacagttccgATTCACTAAGTttcagagcatttcatatcaaaccgctctgaatgactttgtttgcatcttaatcatttaattatgcaggtgTTAGCAAAAATCAGTGAAGTATATTATTATTTGAGAACAGAACGTGAAGAGAGAAAAGTCTGAAACATCAGTACTGACCTGGAACTTTAATTCCCTCTCCTGGTTCACACTGTCTGTGCTTCAAGGCAAATGTGcattctttgttttcctttctatCTTTGCAGTAATATCCATCCAGGACCCCACACACTGTATTATTCATTGTGGTACAATTGTGTAGATCGCAAAGGCCTTTTTCTAAAATTAAATCACAGACAACATTAAGCttataaaagcacaaacaacTGCACATTCACAATGttagaaaacacacaaatgcaaaAGGCTTACCTTTACCACAGGTTTTACACTGAAAGCACTTGTTAAAACTATTGGGTTGATTCATGAATGTTCCACTGTAGCAAGGTCTGCATGTGGTACTAGAATCACCAATGCAGTCTCTATAGACCACCTGGCCtgcaaaacacagacattttgaagATGAAGTAATATTTACTGATGACGAGTGGAATCAGAGGGAAATTAAAGGGttcaacaaaaaaagagagTTGATTAAGCCAGGATAAATTGTTTTTAAACCTTTCATGACATGCAACGCAGCAGAAAATTTGATGACCTTATTTAACGTCTTGAATGTGATGCCTCGGTAACAGGATCTTAAATGGTACATCTACACATCAACAAACTATGCTGCAGGAATATAGTACTCTGAGAAGTTAAATCACTGAAAAATTGTCATCTTTTCAAGCTATATTCCACATACTTGTTCAGTGCTCCTCAGCTGGATAACTTCACGTTTCTACAACAGATTATTTTATATGTGCATAGAGTTTTCTTCTTAATTCTTTAAGGGCACACATGGTCCCTTCTTTAACTTAGAAATCAGTTTCATTgtggctactgaataattcatagtatctGCTTGATAACAGGTCTTGAAATTGACAGCCAAATAATAAGCCTACACTcctgaatggttcttggctttagttggtctagaacctttatattatgtgggAATTCTTTATAATCACACTTTTTTTACTTAAGGAATCacataaaaggttcttcagggaaccaaaggTGGTTCCTTAATGGTATTGCTCAAAATATCACGCCTTTATTAAGAGGGTAGATTGAAGGgattaaatatgaaaaagacCTTAGACCTGCAGAGGCTATGAAGGGGAAGAACACATCAAAATCAGTTTGCTGgtgaaaattcagttttttacatttaataaaaggTAGTAAACAGTATTTAACAGAGAAGTCAAAACTTATAGCATGTTTGGTGAATGTAGATGTGCTATCAGTGATGTGAAGCAATTGGTAAGTACCTATAGAACACATGGGACAACACAGTCCACCTGCTGACTGATATTCACTTGGGCTACATCCATACGACAAGACAATATGAAAACCTGTGGAGACACAAACAGatgagtttttaaaatgtgcagttgcaGTCGAGTCTGGGAAAAAGCTGCATTCATTATTCTATTCGTTTCAATATCACATACAAGCCAGATACAAACAAATGGAGGTTTTTGCCTGTTAATCTAAAATGATACCCGAACGAATATGTAAGCTCAAAAAGTAGTGATCCGTGCATTGATCGTTAATTTGTATACTAATTAATACATATATGATTCATAAATCTACCGACTAGTTAGAAACCTCTGGCGTCCAGGTGACGCCCTGTCCAAGTTGTAATTCAAGTGGATTATATCATTGCAAGTACAATGGGGCATGTCCGTTTTAAATGACAACCACGTACGAATATCGGACcaaaacaagtgaaaatatGAGCACTTTAAAAATACACGGTCAATAGTTTCAGTTGCTGTAGAACTAAAGACGACCAATGTAGCCTAACGCTACTGTACACATCGCGTAAAGACGTCAAGAGCCATATCATGCAGACttctgaacaatatatacaatatacacttacctAATATGTAAAGAATAATTCTTCGGAGAGTTATTTTCATCCTTTTTTCGAATAACATGATGAATGTCAAATTAACTTAAATTAGCGACCCTCGGTCACTTCCTGATCTTCACCATGTTGGAAAACTAAACCGGCTCCGCTGCCCTGCTGTGTGCAAACGTTATATTAACATTCAATGTCGCTTGTATACTAAAACAATAAACGTCGCTGATTAAAAGCGCATAAATATTACGAGGTTTTCTTTTCCACAAAATACTTTAGACTCTGTTTCTGTGGAAAGCATGGACGGCAACAAAGCAGAGGCCGGGGTGACGTCGGACGcccctgaaatctgattggacCCGCCAGGTGCCACCCCCAGATGACTCACATGTCACAGCACCTCACGTcttgtagaaaagagcctggcgCATTTCTGTTGACTGCTAGGCCCCTCCTGTGCAGTAGTTGGCGCTGTGTATGACAGACTTGTAATCCACCCCActgaaggaggagaagagcAGCAGCCTGAAGGCATATCTAACTTCAGTTATGGAAAGAGCTTGAGGAGCTGGCTGAGCAATGCAAGATTGGTgtacaaatacaatataaaagacATCCTAGAATCAGCTCAAGATTTCTTGACTCACTGGTGATGAGCACTGTAGGCCAGAGAAACTGTGATGATGAGGGCTTCTCCAGAGCACTTTTCTATCAGGTGATTGACTGTCTCATAACTGAACTGAAGAGgcgtttttcaaagaaaagttGTGAGATTATGAAAGGGGTGCGGTCTCTGAACCCAGAGAGTGCAACTTCCCTTAATGAAGAGCCCCTGTTTGCCTTTGCACAGACCTATGAATCAGATTTAAGTGACCTCAAGCATGAGGTTCATCAAATCAAGCGGCTTTTAGATAGGAGAGTGAAGAGTGGATTAGACAGACCATCTACCTTGCTTGAATTTCCATGAGATTTTCAGGCTTTGTAAGATTGCTGTGGTCACTCCAGTCAGCACTGCTTCCTGTGAGCGAAGCTTCTCAGctttaaaactgataaaaaCCCACCTTAGGACAACAATGGCTGATGACCAGTTAAGTCACCTTGGAACTCTCAGTGTTGAGTCAAGGAGGGCACGTGCCCTCAACATTGATGACTATGTGAAACATTTTTCTACTTCTCACCACAACTGAAGAATTATGCTCTTCTAAGCTGAGTAGCTTGGCAGAATTCTTAGTGCTTGCTTGATAAGCTCTGTACTATGTTCATGCCGAGATGGCACcattgatcatttttttctaaacaaaTTGTGTGGGTATTTGCATGCAtctgtgtttttacatttattatgttgtacattttgtacattgTTAATAAACTGCAAATTTCATACACAAATCTTATCTCTTGTATGCTTTAAATGTACTTGATATGAAAAAGTACAACATTTACAGATTTTGATTGCAATTGATTGTGTTTCTTAAATATTCATTGTAGTTGTTTGTGGACCCCCTAAAATAGCTTTGGCCACCCTCTGGCCACCCCAAGGATAAAAGTCTGGCTCCGCCACTGGTGGAAAGAGTAAAAAtgtgaaagtaaaaataaataaattcccTCCCGGCCTGATCATGGCCTCTCTATGGCTCACTATCATGGTGATGATGTATAGTCAGAGCCCGTTTATGAGCCCGTTTATGACCACTccctcaaccccccccccccgatatatcaaaaacaggacagctaaccagcagagggcgctcgcGAGCGAGTCctgagtgaatggagctcaacggctaaaaacgaaaagttaaactagtttctaatcactcgcccagaacgtctctttaattttagaaagtagaaggatgtatttcactaaaaaacaaagaaagctcacccatatgtttcctttttctacaaccaacgggttttgggcagcaggaggcgggcgtTAGTGCTAGAGAGTGATGATTGATTgacgagcggagcagctcattggctgtttgcgctcactgacgtcatggatgAGGCGCTGTTTAAACTCCTGTAACTccagtttaaaagctcttaaaaatataacagcggtgtgcTAAATGCTTTATTATATGTTGTGTTCAAGAAAGTATTGTATTCTTTTACACTAAcaatatttaagcatttataaactataattaaatgctccatatcaacccattcattttggactcactccggagcgccctctagcgtttgagaaaaccggaagacactgcagagagtggttctcctctctacaagttctctacaagttctctggctcTGGTTCTACGTTCTACAGCAGCGTCGCATGGCTAAACCGGAAACAACAGTTCTCTAAACTGAGAGTGCCCCTTTGCACTTTTACGTCAACCTAAAAatcttaatttaaaataatttcacaattacgtgaaaatgtttaaaaatgtttaaaaaaaactggaaaagtgCAGAAGTTGATTTTAAGTGTTCATGAGATTAGAATTGATGAAAATATTGCAATTATATCTGAACTGCTATTTTGCTTTAGCTATTCAATTACTAAACTAGATTattggttttttttctttttaaagttaaataacACTGTCCAGACACTGTCGATCATGTGATTTCTGACTTTAGCTGCTAGCTTGGAGAAGATGGGCTAGAAACGTTGAAGCTCTTCTAACGCTCTCTGCCAACTGGTTCCATTCAAGAACAGCACAGTAGCTAAACACTGCTTCTCTGCGTTTagcctttaccttcagcaggactgactgactggttcttaatgatctgagagttctgtTGGGCTCACATCGCTGCAGCATACGACAAATATGCTGGTCCTGCACCACTGAGTGATTTATAGACCCGTAATAGTATCTTAAAGTCTATTCTGTAACAGACTGGTAGCCAGGGTAAGGGTTTAAGAATAGGAGTGACGTGTTCCCTTCTATTACTCCTAGTGAGGCAGCTGCATTTTAAATCATgtgaagctgtttgattgtcttGTTCAGGAGTCCAACTAGGAgaccattacagtaatcaatcctgctagaaataaaggcaTGGATGAGTTTTATCCAGGGCTGCTTTagccagaaaatctctgatCTTGCTGATAAGGTGATAAAGCTGATTTAGTAACTGCTTTGACATGAATGCTAAATATGAGATCAGGTTGGAACTgtggaaaaatgaacaaagtaCATCTCTTTAATTTGATTAATCTGATAGGAGTAATGATTAGGATCGTTTCAATCATAGAACCAGTTGTGTtgtcttttctctttaataTTTAGCAGCAGTCAAAATAATGCTTACAAAAATGTCTAGTCCATTACAACTGTGTTTTGGGGTAAGGACactttttaaatagtttttaaaaagttcactTTGGAATACTTTATTTAACACGTATCTaattacactgtacactgtgtgcTGTGGTTGCCAgaatttcactgtaaaaaatatagtGACAAAGACATTATGGTATGCTTTTGTGGCaactgtaaatgtaactgtTGAGAACTTTTTACAATTGATTGCTGTGAAAGAAAGCATATATCGTAAATCTGTATAcagtaaattacattaaaaacaacagataTACTGTTAACATAATTACAATCTATCAGCGAGACCACAGTACAGCCATATGGCACATTATAGTATTTTATTGCAAAGTTAAGCtttataaataacaaaaatactaCATAAATGGCATAAAGGTACAGACTATTTTGAAAAACTCTACAAAATTCTTCTTGCATGATCCTATAACTTGTCCGGGATATTCACAAAGCAGTGCTGAGAttctgaaaaaacagcacatgtccatgtgtatgtatatatactgctcaaaaaaatcaagggaacacttaaacaacacaatataactccaagtaaatcaaacttctgtgaaatcaaactgtccacttaggaagcaacactgattgacaatcaatttcacatgctgttgtgcagaaaggagtggttctgcaggtggggacaacAGActacttctcagtacctttctgctttctggctgatgttttggtcacttttgaatgttggtggtgctttcacactcatgtgcatgagacggactctacaacccacacaagtggctcaggtagtgcagctcatccaggatggcacatcaatgcgagctgtggcaagaaggtttgctgtgtctgtcagcatagtgtccagagactggaggcgctaccaggagacaggccagtagacgtggaggaggctgtaggagggcaacaacccagcagcaagaccgctacctccacctttgtgtaaggaggaacaggaggagccctgccagagccctgcaaaatgacctccagcaggccacaaatatacatgtgtctgcacaaatggttagaaaccgactccatgaggatggtaatgagggcctgacgtccacagatgggggttgtgctcacagcccaacaccgtgcaggaagcttggcatttgccagagaacaccaggattggcaaattcgccactggcgccctgtgctcttcacagatgaaagcaggttcacactgagcacgtgtgacagacgtgacagagtctggagacgccgtggagagcgatctgctgcctgcaacatccttcagcatgaccagtttggcagtgggtcagtaatggtgtggggtggcatttctttggagggctgcacagccctccatgtgctcaccagaggtagcctgactgccattaggtaccgagatgagatcctcagaccccttgtgagaccatatgctggtgcggttggccctgggttccacctaatgcaggacaatgctggacctcatgtggctggagtgtgtcagcagttcctgcaagatgaaggtattgaagctatggactggcccgcccgttccccagacctgaatccgatggagcacatctgggacatcatgtctcgctccatccaccaatgccacgttgcaccacagactgtccaggagttggcggatgctttagtccaggtctgggaggagatccctcaggagaccatccactaCCTGATCAGGAGCGTGCCCAGGCGTtatagggaggtcatacaggcacgtggaggccacacacaatactgagcctcattttgacttgttttaaggacattacatcaaagttggatcagcctgtcgtgtttttccactttaattttgtgcgtgactccaaatccaggcctccattggttaataaatttgatttccctttaatgatttttgtgtgattttgttgtcagcacattcaactttgtacagaacaaagtatttaatgagaatatttcattcattcagatctaggatgtgttatttgagtgttaccttttttttttgagctgtgtgtatgtgcactgatcttttttctgcagtgctgacaatgatcCTTTAATATTACCAGCCCTGTGGGAGCCCTTTggtaaaaagggaaaaacaagGGGCCACAATGTATAGAGAAACAGTAAGTCAGTAGTACTGTAAAAATAGCCCATGGGCATATGtgtgggagagaggagaaacatGAAGTGAATGACCATCTGAATCCTACCTGCTATTTATAAAATCAACTCTATCAAAATGATCAGTGTGTctatcaaaatatcaaaaataaatcTACAAAATAACAAGAAAAAGCAAAGGTATATGCAAATTAATACAAGAAAGAGCATGTTATTGTGAATAACAGTATACTGtcttttacatattaaaacacaTAGTATTGGCAATGTCTCGtgctaaaatatgtaataaaatatttagcaTAATTAGTACCCACCTGCAACCTTAggattgtgcttggtgatggaAGATGCagttgctcggccatggaaatccatgccatgaagctcccgctgcagtttttgtgctgacaTTTAATGCCCGAGGAGGCTGGGAACTCagcagttattgagtcagcagtgtgttggtgacttttatgcacCATGTGCCTCAGCACTCTGCAACCTGCTCTGAAACTTTACATTGTCtgacactttgtggctgagttgctgtggttcctaaacacttccacttttcaatgctaccactcacagttgattgtggaatatcttGGAGGAAAGAAATTTTGCTAACAATGATGGCATCCCATTACAGCATCAAGCTTGAATTCAGTGAACTCTTTAGAATGacctattctttcacaaatgtttgtgaaGGCAGACTGAATGCCTAGGtgctttcaaaaagcagtccaggttgaCACATTCTTTCTAACTTCTGCATGAATGGGGGAGGTTAAACAGTTACAGACTAAATTCAATTTCAGAAATCTAAAACTGACTTCTTACTAGTCAACTCTCTTCTCTATCACAAGCTTAGTGTAGATTCCTTAGACAATATTTCAATACAGCAGTCACTCGTGGTTTATGGCAGGTCACTGCCATGAAGTTAGCTGAATAAAATTATACCACAGCCACTCAGTGTGTGGGGTTAAAGCCCTGCTATCACACATGCAGAAGTCTGTCTTTGCACTCAATAACTTTAACATTTGCACAATGCACATGTCTGGTGGGTGAGGTAAACTGCGTAATGTATATATGATAATTTAATTTTGAACACATTCTAATTCTGAGCCATTattcaatgtttatttttcacatttttccccCAGTCACCACCATTGCACCCATCTGCGAACGTCTGCTGTTGTGTCATCccaaaataattaattacacaAAACAGCTGACATTGAATCTACTTCTGAGTCTAAGATGTAGACATGGCCATCATATCATGTATTATGACCAATTATAAAGCAAGTAATAACTTGTTCTACaacagaagagcatttgtgagatcagacactgatgttgtaaGAGAggacctggctcacaatctctgttgtagttcatcctaaaggtgcttgatggggttgaggtcagggctctgtgaggacCAGTCAACTCCTTGCTTTCTGCACTAAGCATATGACAGTAAAAAAGGAAGGGTTTTGACTAGTAAGAAGTCAGTTTTGGATATTTGAAATTGAATTTAGTCCATAATAGAGTTACCTCACCCATTCATGCAGAAGTTAGGAGTGTGTCAACCtggactactttttgaatgaggtacaatacagAACAGCCTAACAGAACAGATGATAGTGGCATGCAGTCTGTGGCATGAACACAGTCTTAAAGACAGagtaacaaaaatagcctgttcaAGGGATAAAGAGAcgtttcattcagtctcattgccacaTGTGTAAAAACAAGTACTTAGCCATGTAAACCCAGAAACCTAGTCAATCAGACTGgcagaaagaaaagagtgaTTCATTACTCCACAAAATGTGTTCCCACTGATCCAGAGTCCAAAGGCACTGTCTTTTACATCACTGCCCCTGATGCTTCTTAGACTTGTGTGTAGCTGTTCgaccatgaaaacccattcgtGAAGCTCCTAACatacagttcttttgctgatgttgcttccagaagaAATTTGGAACTTGTCAGTGTGTGATAGGCACTGTGTGCCTAGCTGTTGATCTAAAcgtttccatttcacaataatagcacttcaAGGTGACATGGGCAGATCTAGCTtgtcagaaatttcacaaactgacttgtggcagaggtggcatcctataatagtgccatgtttaaagtcactgaggtcATGAGTATGACCCATTCCACTGCCAGTGTCTACCTATTGATACTGCAAAGCTATGttcttaattttatccacctgttagcaacgggtgtggctgaaacacctgaactcaataattataAACTTGTTAAAATAGTATTTTTTATGTGAAGCATGAGTtttcatttacagttttattttaaaaatgataagtGATGCatacaaaacatttacaaaaatacaaaatttaaaTGTCAGAGTCAGACGTTTAGAGGATCAGCAACACCCTTAGCCCCTTAGTTAGTGTACTTTTACAATTTATCATATTTCAGCAGTATTCATGCTTTCTCTACACATTAATGCAGCTCTACACAGTAAACCTGTCATTTGGAAGCGATAGTGAAAGCTCAGTCACCCTAGATTATGGGTAATGTAAGGAATGTCTGAGGAGATATTAAAATTCAGATACACTTTGGTTAATACTGTTAAAATGACAGTACAAAATGAAAAGCTGTCTCCAttcagaaacacacaaaaacatattttgttgttttagtcTGTTAAAATATGCTGGTTATGCCTGGCCCACACTGAAGAATTTTGAACTCCTAACTGATGCTGTTGAGAGACTCCACATGTAATGCAGGTGATTTTTTCAGTCCAGCCTCTTTGCCTGACGCTGGGTTTGTACTGGTGCCCACAAGTGAAGTGTGCATAAAGTCCACTAGCTGTAGGGCTAGTGAAAATCTTCTTCCCTGTTTTCTTCTCTAAAGGaaagcaataaaacatttactttcCATGACAATAACAGTCATTTTGCATTAA harbors:
- the LOC119262632 gene encoding tumor necrosis factor receptor superfamily member 14-like encodes the protein MLFEKRMKITLRRIILYILGFHIVLSYGCSPSEYQSAGGLCCPMCSIGQVVYRDCIGDSSTTCRPCYSGTFMNQPNSFNKCFQCKTCGKEKGLCDLHNCTTMNNTVCGVLDGYYCKDRKENKECTFALKHRQCEPGEGIKVPGTKDRDTECEECPHGFYSPLGINCTKWTDCSVKDQVKDTEGSSVKDVQCKVKTRQRHGLIAAAAAVFLALCTAVLYCVNNKRSAVNNIANNTGGNNTTLKSPIE